TTTATCATAATTTAATTGATGAATTGCCGTTGCCTTTAGGCAACGGATTTTGAAAATATCATCCAAAAGGGCTTTAGCCCAATAAAAAACAATATTAATATGTCATACGTTAGAATATTAGTTCATTTAGTGTTTAGCACCAAAAACAGAGAGTCATTATTATCTAAAGAGATTAGGGATAAATTGTATATTCATATCCATGAATATGCCGGCACTAAAGATATATTTTTGGAATCAATAGGTGGATGGAATGATCATATTCATTTATTAATCTCATTAGGAAAAGAACAGAACATTTCTAAGATAGCAAATTTATTAAAAGGGGAGAGTTCATTTTGGATAAATAAAGGAAAGTTATTAGAGATAAAGTTTAGTTGGCAGGATGATTATTATGCGGTTTCTATTGGTGAGTCAGGTAGAGAAAAGTTAATTGATTATATTAAAAAACAAGAGGAACATCATAAATCCCAGGGGTTTGTTCAAGAAATTAATGAAATATTAGCAAAGTACAAAATGGAAAATAAAGGAAAATGAATGGGGCTGAAGCCCTGGTTTTCTTTTGATGCATTTATTATCCGTTGCCTAAAGGCAACGGCAATCTGAAGAGCAAGAAATAGAGTAAATTATGGAACTGAAGCTTGGGACTTCTTTTAATACATTTAAATCCGTTGACTAAAGTCAGGACTAAAGTCGTACCAAAAGGCAACGGCAATTTGAAGAGCAAAAGTAAGATATATAGTATGAGTAAGAGTAAGTATAAGAATAAGAGGTAGAGCAAGTAA
Above is a window of Ignavibacteria bacterium DNA encoding:
- the tnpA gene encoding IS200/IS605 family transposase, with the translated sequence MSYVRILVHLVFSTKNRESLLSKEIRDKLYIHIHEYAGTKDIFLESIGGWNDHIHLLISLGKEQNISKIANLLKGESSFWINKGKLLEIKFSWQDDYYAVSIGESGREKLIDYIKKQEEHHKSQGFVQEINEILAKYKMENKGK